A portion of the Candidatus Scalindua japonica genome contains these proteins:
- a CDS encoding site-2 protease family protein, which translates to MDQKHQSGGILKATWRIIKKFLSTPSFFEIPRINILLFIATFFTTYIMNGPGYAISIMVILFAHEMGHFIMCRKYSVDATWPYFLPFPSFFGTLGAVIKMKGHIPNKRALFDIGVAGPLGGLIFAIPITLIGLHLSEVQPIPKDAASYLGLGEPILFSFFSKMMLGEVSEGFDIILNPIAFAGWAGFFVTALNLMPIGQLDGGHVIYALLGKHSKIVYRVGIGIFCLFAVFVFRGWILIAVLLLLFGFKHPPPADPFTPLDFKRKCLGVLMLIIFLLCFTPIPFKI; encoded by the coding sequence ATGGATCAAAAACACCAATCCGGAGGGATACTTAAGGCAACTTGGCGCATTATAAAGAAATTCCTTTCTACGCCCTCTTTTTTTGAAATTCCAAGGATTAATATCCTCCTCTTTATTGCTACATTTTTCACCACTTATATAATGAATGGCCCAGGTTACGCTATTTCTATAATGGTAATCCTGTTTGCACACGAAATGGGACATTTTATTATGTGCAGAAAGTATAGCGTTGATGCGACATGGCCATATTTTCTTCCATTTCCCTCTTTTTTCGGAACTCTCGGCGCTGTTATCAAGATGAAGGGCCATATACCCAACAAACGTGCTTTATTTGACATAGGAGTTGCAGGCCCGCTAGGAGGCCTGATATTTGCGATCCCAATCACTCTAATTGGGTTGCATCTCTCAGAAGTTCAACCTATCCCAAAGGATGCAGCCAGTTATTTAGGCCTGGGAGAACCGATACTATTCTCATTTTTTTCAAAAATGATGTTAGGTGAGGTGTCGGAGGGATTTGATATTATTTTAAATCCGATTGCATTTGCGGGTTGGGCGGGTTTTTTTGTTACTGCACTTAATCTAATGCCAATTGGACAGCTTGACGGTGGTCATGTCATTTACGCGCTATTGGGAAAACATAGTAAAATTGTATACAGAGTAGGCATAGGAATTTTTTGTCTTTTTGCCGTGTTTGTCTTTAGGGGCTGGATCCTTATTGCCGTGCTGCTATTGTTATTCGGGTTTAAACATCCTCCACCGGCGGACCCATTTACACCACTCGATTTTAAGCGTAAATGTTTAGGTGTATTAATGTTGATTATATTTTTGCTATGTTTCACTCCAATTCCTTTTAAGATATGA